In a single window of the Montipora capricornis isolate CH-2021 chromosome 11, ASM3666992v2, whole genome shotgun sequence genome:
- the LOC138023737 gene encoding uncharacterized protein, whose amino-acid sequence MNFQGKKEKLTNKSKTLDSLCTKSGLLLSVLCCVALIHTEIKLKEHDRQISHSVKLYSQVEAELQELRQNNARWKITKANQQDVRRAKDGSHSRNKRASLEHQNASEVKLLIRQELRILQNQICATDETLCRSGPKGNIGRRGRPGIRGKPGLPGQPGPEGPPGKHGPKGPQGPTGIKGDLGLPGSPGPAGPSGPRGLKGVKGEPGKSTSAPSLLQRPEDTTVNVTQTAILKCTADSNPIPKITWSKLNSQLPLGRHVIESSGALIVRDVRPGDDGIYSCKAENILGRIKASAKLTVQIGPKISLSSNRVMAEEKQNITIACNATGLPQPRVTWSRAVRNLPKHRNVVTNGVLNIYKLTKKDGGVYICQAKNILGSASDTVQLVVFSPLTFEVSPSQHVTPVIGCALSLPCVPKSNFRTTTTWAKDGKSSLPIDSNVLPNGTLVIQNIKKSHEGTYTCTATNALATIHAKVKLAVRAVSCSAIKKFVSSTSGNYVIDPDCAGGVAPFSVYCDMADKNGVGVTVISHDSETRTHVDGCDPGGCYSRDIRYTGASLAQLGSLTRVSSHCEQFIKYECYNSRLFKNDYGWWVSRDSVKMTYWGGASVSGKCACGMTNSCADSSDGCNCDKNDFVWREDSGLLTDKAQLPVKQLRFGDIRDVEEGYHTLGKLKCYGVA is encoded by the exons ATGAATTTTCAGGGCAAAAAGGAGAAGCTgacaaacaaaagcaaaacgCTCGACAGCTTGTGTACCAAGTCAGGattgttgttgtctgtcttgTGTTGTGTCGCACTTATTCACACGGAAATCAAATTGAAGGAACACGATCGACAGATATCTCACTCAGTCAAATTGTACAGTCAGGTGGAGGCGGAACTTCAAGAATTGCGACAGAATAACGCACGATGGAAAATAACAAAGGCCAACCAACAAGACGTTCGGCGAGCAAAAG ATGGTTCACACTCCAGAAATAAGCGGGCTTCACTCGAACATCAAAACGCCTCGGAAGTCAAATTGCTCATCAGACAAGAGCTTCGCATTCTGCAAAACCAAATCTGTGCTacagatgaaactctctgccgCTCAGGACCAAAGGGCAACATAGGGAGACGCGGAAGGCCCGGAATCCGAGGGAAACCGGGTCTCCCAGGACAACCCGGGCCAGAAGGACCTCCCGGTAAACATGGACCGAAAGGACCGCAAGGACCGACCGGGATCAAAGGAGATCTCGGATTGCCTGGTAGCCCTGGTCCCGCGGGACCGAGTGGCCCGCGGGGTTTGAAAGGGGTGAAAGGTGAACCAGGCAAGTCCACATCGGCTCCATCATTGCTACAGCGCCCCGAAGACACAACAGTCAACGTAACTCAAACAGCAATCCTGAAATGCACAGCGGACAGCAATCCAATTCCAAAGATCACGTGGTCCAAGCTCAACTCACAACTTCCTCTTGGACGTCATGTCATAGAGTCCAGTGGTGCTCTTATTGTCAGGGATGTGAGACCTGGTGACGACGGAATTTACAGCTGCAAAGCTGAAAATATTCTGGGGAGGATCAAAGCTTCGGCCAAACTAACTGTTCAGA TTGGCCCAAAGATTTCATTGTCATCAAATCGTGTGATGGCCGAAGAGAAGCAAAATATCACTATCGCCTGTAATGCGACTGGCCTCCCGCAGCCAAGAGTCACTTGGTCCAGAGCAGTAAGAAATTTGCCTAAGCACAGAAACGTAGTAACGAACGGAGTGCTGAATATATATAAACTGACAAAAAAGGATGGCGGAGTGTATATATGCCAGGCGAAGAACATTTTGGGATCGGCAAGTGATACCGTTCAACTGGTGGTGTTCTCACCATTAACGTTTGAGGTTTCTCCCTCCCAACATGTAACTCCGGTGATCGGTTGTGCATTAAGCCTGCCTTGTGTCCCCAAGAGTAACTTCAGAACTACAACAACTTGGGCAAAAGATGGCAAATCTTCACTTCCTATAGATTCCAACGTACTTCCTAACGGAACACTGGTAATTCAAAACATAAAGAAATCCCACGAAGGGACTTATACCTGTACAGCAACGAATGCTTTGGCAACAATTCACGCAAAAGTTAAGCTTGCTGTACGAGCAGTCTCCTGTTCCGCGATCAAGAAGTTTGTCAGCTCTACAAGTGGAAATTATGTTATTGATCCAGATTGTGCGGGAGGTGTGGCACCGTTTTCAGTGTATTGTGATATGGCTGACAAGAATGGAGTTGGCGTGACAGTCATCAGTCATGACAGTGAAACAAGAACGCATGTCGACGGATGTGATCCAGGTGGGTGTTACTCACGCGACATTCGTTACACTGGAGCGAGTCTTGCGCAGCTGGGTAGTCTCACCAGAGTCTCTTCGCATTGTGAACAGTTTATTAAGTATGAGTGCTATAATTCGCGATTGTTCAAGAATGATTATGGATGGTGGGTGTCACGTGATTCTGTTAAGATGACGTACTGGGGTGGCGCGTCAGTCAGTGGTAAGTGCGCATGCGGGATGACCAACTCGTGTGCAGACTCCAGTGACGGTTGCAACTGTGATAAGAACGACTTTGTATGGCGCGAAGACAGCGGTCTCCTAACTGACAAGGCACAGCTTCCTGTCAAACAGCTCAGGTTTGGAGATATCAGGGATGTTGAGGAAGGGTATCACACACTGGGAAAACTGAAATGCTATGGTGTAGCATAA
- the LOC138023729 gene encoding uncharacterized protein isoform X1 — protein sequence MNFQGKKEKLTHKYGDKSKTLDSLCSKSGLLLSVLCCIALIHTEIKMKEHDRQISHSVKFYNEVEAELQELRQNNARWKITKANQQKVRRAKEDGSYPRHKRASLENQDASEIKLLITEELRVLKNHICATDETLCRSGPKGNIGRRGRPGIRGKPGLPGQPGPEGPPGKHGPKGLQGPIGIKGDLGFPGSPGPAGLSGPRGLKGVKGEPGKSISAPSLLQRPTDTTVNVTQTAILKCTADSNPIPKITWYKLNSQLPVGRHVIESSGALIVRDVRPGDDGIYSCKAENILGRIRASAKLTVQFGPKISLSSTRLMAEEKQNITIACNASGLPQPRVTWSRAVGNLPQDRTAVTNGVMTIHQLTKKDGGVYICQVKNILGSASDTVQLMVFSPLHFEVSPSQEVTPVIGSVLRLPCVPKSDLKPTTTWAKDGKLSLPVDSTVLPNGTLVLQNIQKSHKGTYTCTATNALATIHAKVKVNSVQQPVSCFEIKKFVSSASGNYVIDPDGAEGQAPFLVYCDMVDKNGVGVTVISHDSEGRTRVQGCEAQGCYSRDIRYNGASLAQMEILTRVSSQCEQFIKYECFNSVLLHNDNQHGWWVSRDSVKMTYWGGASVSGKCACGMTNTCADPSYGCNCDKNDNVWREDSGVLTNKTQLPVKQLRFGDVSTSEEGYYTLGKLKCYGIA from the exons ATGAATTTTCAGGGCAAAAAGGAGAAGCTGACACACAAATACGGCGACAAAAGCAAAACGCTCGACAGCTTGTGTTCCAAGTCAGGATTATTGTTGTCTGTCTTGTGTTGTATCGCTCTTATTCACaccgaaatcaaaatgaaagaACACGATCGACAGATATCTCACTCAGTCAAATTTTACAATGAGGTGGAGGCAGAACTTCAAGAATTGCGACAGAATAACGCACGATGGAAAATAACAAAGGCCAACCAACAAAAAGTTCGGCGAGCAAAAG AAGATGGTTCATACCCAAGGCATAAACGCGCTTCACTCGAAAATCAAGACGCCTCGGAAATCAAATTGCTCATCACAGAAGAGCTTCGCGTTCTGAAAAACCATATCTGTGCTacagatgaaactctctgccgCTCAGGACCAAAGGGCAACATAGGGAGACGCGGAAGGCCCGGAATCCGAGGGAAACCGGGTCTCCCAGGACAACCCGGGCCAGAAGGACCTCCCGGTAAACATGGACCGAAAGGATTGCAAGGACCGATCGGGATCAAAGGAGATCTCGGATTTCCTGGTAGCCCTGGTCCCGCGGGACTGAGTGGCCCGCGGGGTTTGAAAGGGGTGAAAGGTGAACCAGGCAAGTCCATCTCGGCTCCATCATTGCTACAGCGCCCCACAGACACAACAGTCAACGTAACTCAAACAGCGATCCTGAAATGCACGGCGGACAGTAATCCAATTCCAAAGATCACGTGGTACAAGCTGAACTCACAACTTCCTGTTGGACGTCATGTCATAGAGTCCAGTGGTGCTCTTATTGTCAGGGATGTGAGACCTGGTGACGACGGAATTTACAGCTGCAAAGCTGAAAATATTCTGGGGAGGATCAGAGCTTCGGCTAAACTAACTGTTCAGT TTGGCCCAAAGATTTCATTATCATCAACTCGTTTGATGGCTGAAGAGAAGCAAAATATCACTATCGCCTGTAATGCGTCTGGTCTCCCGCAGCCAAGAGTCACTTGGTCCAGAGCAGTAGGAAATTTGCCTCAGGACAGAACAGCAGTAACGAACGGAGTAATGACTATACATCAACTGACAAAAAAGGATGGTGGTGTGTATATATGCCAGGTAAAGAATATTTTGGGATCGGCAAGTGATACCGTTCAACTGATGGTATTCTCTCCTTTACACTTTGAAGTTTCTCCTTCCCAAGAAGTAACTCCAGTGATTGGTTCTGTATTAAGACTGCCTTGTGTCCCTAAGAGTGACCTTAAACCTACAACAACTTGGGCAAAAGATGGCAAGCTCTCACTTCCTGTAGACTCTACTGTGCTTCCAAATGGAACACTGGTACTTCAAAATATACAGAAATCCCACAAAGGGACTTACACCTGCACAGCAACGAACGCTTTGGCAACAATTCACGCTAAAGTAAAAGTTAATTCTGTACAACAGCCAGTATCCTGTTTTGAAATCAAGAAGTTCGTGAGCAGTGCAAGTGGAAATTACGTCATTGATCCAGATGGTGCGGAAGGTCAGGCACCATTTTTAGTGTATTGTGATATGGTTGACAAGAATGGAGTTGGCGTGACAGTCATCAGTCACGACAGTGAAGGAAGAACCCGAGTCCAGGGATGTGAAGCACAAGGGTGTTACTCACGCGATATTCGTTACAATGGAGCGAGTCTTGCGCAGATGGAGATTCTCACAAGAGTCTCTTCACAGTGTGAACAGTTTATTAAGTATGAATGCTTCAATTCTGTTTTGCTTCACAACGACAACCAACACGGATGGTGGGTGTCACGTGATTCTGTGAAGATGACGTACTGGGGTGGCGCTTCAGTGAGTGGTAAGTGCGCATGCGGGATGACCAACACATGTGCAGACCCCAGTTACGGTTGCAACTGCGACAAGAACGACAATGTATGGCGCGAAGACAGCGGTGTCCTGACTAACAAGACACAACTTCCTGTCAAACAGCTCAGGTTTGGAGATGTCAGCACAAGTGAGGAAGGGTACTACACACTGGGAAAACTGAAATGCTATGGTATAGCATAA
- the LOC138023729 gene encoding uncharacterized protein isoform X2 → MNFQGKKEKLTHKYGDKSKTLDSLCSKSGLLLSVLCCIALIHTEIKMKEHDRQISHSVKFYNEVEAELQELRQNNARWKITKANQQKVRRAKDGSYPRHKRASLENQDASEIKLLITEELRVLKNHICATDETLCRSGPKGNIGRRGRPGIRGKPGLPGQPGPEGPPGKHGPKGLQGPIGIKGDLGFPGSPGPAGLSGPRGLKGVKGEPGKSISAPSLLQRPTDTTVNVTQTAILKCTADSNPIPKITWYKLNSQLPVGRHVIESSGALIVRDVRPGDDGIYSCKAENILGRIRASAKLTVQFGPKISLSSTRLMAEEKQNITIACNASGLPQPRVTWSRAVGNLPQDRTAVTNGVMTIHQLTKKDGGVYICQVKNILGSASDTVQLMVFSPLHFEVSPSQEVTPVIGSVLRLPCVPKSDLKPTTTWAKDGKLSLPVDSTVLPNGTLVLQNIQKSHKGTYTCTATNALATIHAKVKVNSVQQPVSCFEIKKFVSSASGNYVIDPDGAEGQAPFLVYCDMVDKNGVGVTVISHDSEGRTRVQGCEAQGCYSRDIRYNGASLAQMEILTRVSSQCEQFIKYECFNSVLLHNDNQHGWWVSRDSVKMTYWGGASVSGKCACGMTNTCADPSYGCNCDKNDNVWREDSGVLTNKTQLPVKQLRFGDVSTSEEGYYTLGKLKCYGIA, encoded by the exons ATGAATTTTCAGGGCAAAAAGGAGAAGCTGACACACAAATACGGCGACAAAAGCAAAACGCTCGACAGCTTGTGTTCCAAGTCAGGATTATTGTTGTCTGTCTTGTGTTGTATCGCTCTTATTCACaccgaaatcaaaatgaaagaACACGATCGACAGATATCTCACTCAGTCAAATTTTACAATGAGGTGGAGGCAGAACTTCAAGAATTGCGACAGAATAACGCACGATGGAAAATAACAAAGGCCAACCAACAAAAAGTTCGGCGAGCAAAAG ATGGTTCATACCCAAGGCATAAACGCGCTTCACTCGAAAATCAAGACGCCTCGGAAATCAAATTGCTCATCACAGAAGAGCTTCGCGTTCTGAAAAACCATATCTGTGCTacagatgaaactctctgccgCTCAGGACCAAAGGGCAACATAGGGAGACGCGGAAGGCCCGGAATCCGAGGGAAACCGGGTCTCCCAGGACAACCCGGGCCAGAAGGACCTCCCGGTAAACATGGACCGAAAGGATTGCAAGGACCGATCGGGATCAAAGGAGATCTCGGATTTCCTGGTAGCCCTGGTCCCGCGGGACTGAGTGGCCCGCGGGGTTTGAAAGGGGTGAAAGGTGAACCAGGCAAGTCCATCTCGGCTCCATCATTGCTACAGCGCCCCACAGACACAACAGTCAACGTAACTCAAACAGCGATCCTGAAATGCACGGCGGACAGTAATCCAATTCCAAAGATCACGTGGTACAAGCTGAACTCACAACTTCCTGTTGGACGTCATGTCATAGAGTCCAGTGGTGCTCTTATTGTCAGGGATGTGAGACCTGGTGACGACGGAATTTACAGCTGCAAAGCTGAAAATATTCTGGGGAGGATCAGAGCTTCGGCTAAACTAACTGTTCAGT TTGGCCCAAAGATTTCATTATCATCAACTCGTTTGATGGCTGAAGAGAAGCAAAATATCACTATCGCCTGTAATGCGTCTGGTCTCCCGCAGCCAAGAGTCACTTGGTCCAGAGCAGTAGGAAATTTGCCTCAGGACAGAACAGCAGTAACGAACGGAGTAATGACTATACATCAACTGACAAAAAAGGATGGTGGTGTGTATATATGCCAGGTAAAGAATATTTTGGGATCGGCAAGTGATACCGTTCAACTGATGGTATTCTCTCCTTTACACTTTGAAGTTTCTCCTTCCCAAGAAGTAACTCCAGTGATTGGTTCTGTATTAAGACTGCCTTGTGTCCCTAAGAGTGACCTTAAACCTACAACAACTTGGGCAAAAGATGGCAAGCTCTCACTTCCTGTAGACTCTACTGTGCTTCCAAATGGAACACTGGTACTTCAAAATATACAGAAATCCCACAAAGGGACTTACACCTGCACAGCAACGAACGCTTTGGCAACAATTCACGCTAAAGTAAAAGTTAATTCTGTACAACAGCCAGTATCCTGTTTTGAAATCAAGAAGTTCGTGAGCAGTGCAAGTGGAAATTACGTCATTGATCCAGATGGTGCGGAAGGTCAGGCACCATTTTTAGTGTATTGTGATATGGTTGACAAGAATGGAGTTGGCGTGACAGTCATCAGTCACGACAGTGAAGGAAGAACCCGAGTCCAGGGATGTGAAGCACAAGGGTGTTACTCACGCGATATTCGTTACAATGGAGCGAGTCTTGCGCAGATGGAGATTCTCACAAGAGTCTCTTCACAGTGTGAACAGTTTATTAAGTATGAATGCTTCAATTCTGTTTTGCTTCACAACGACAACCAACACGGATGGTGGGTGTCACGTGATTCTGTGAAGATGACGTACTGGGGTGGCGCTTCAGTGAGTGGTAAGTGCGCATGCGGGATGACCAACACATGTGCAGACCCCAGTTACGGTTGCAACTGCGACAAGAACGACAATGTATGGCGCGAAGACAGCGGTGTCCTGACTAACAAGACACAACTTCCTGTCAAACAGCTCAGGTTTGGAGATGTCAGCACAAGTGAGGAAGGGTACTACACACTGGGAAAACTGAAATGCTATGGTATAGCATAA